A single Comamonas sp. NLF-1-9 DNA region contains:
- a CDS encoding cupin domain-containing protein, producing the protein MALPHALSSEVVSLQPLGARIADTRTHAIIKAEQLEVVRVVLPAGSELPLHETPGEITLYCIEGEVQFTVAGQPRPLRAGDWIHLQPRAPHALRATRDASLLLTICLLAGEA; encoded by the coding sequence ATGGCCCTGCCTCACGCCCTCTCGTCCGAAGTGGTCAGCCTGCAGCCGCTGGGCGCACGCATCGCCGACACCCGCACCCACGCCATCATCAAGGCCGAGCAGCTCGAAGTCGTGCGCGTGGTGCTGCCCGCAGGCAGCGAGCTGCCGCTGCACGAAACCCCGGGCGAGATCACGCTGTACTGCATCGAGGGCGAGGTGCAGTTCACCGTCGCCGGCCAGCCGCGCCCGCTGCGCGCCGGCGACTGGATCCACCTGCAGCCGCGCGCCCCGCACGCTCTGCGGGCCACGCGCGATGCCTCGCTGCTGCTCACCATCTGCCTGCTTGCGGGCGAGGCCTGA
- a CDS encoding Lrp/AsnC family transcriptional regulator: protein MDRLDRKILSVLQANSRASLQEIGAAVGLSPSPCWGRIKKMQEAGVITGYTVRLNPQALGLSETVLVMVTLDSHSDNTLEKFGQVLAAIPEVVEAHLVSGEYDYLLRVVVKDTRDYERLLREKLYKIKGIRHSQSSFVLRTLKSADLPLGV, encoded by the coding sequence ATGGATCGCCTGGACCGAAAAATTCTCTCCGTGCTGCAGGCCAACTCGCGCGCCAGCCTGCAGGAGATAGGCGCAGCCGTGGGCCTGAGCCCCTCACCCTGCTGGGGCCGCATCAAGAAGATGCAAGAGGCCGGCGTCATCACCGGCTACACCGTGCGCCTGAACCCGCAGGCGCTGGGCCTGTCGGAGACCGTGCTGGTCATGGTCACGCTGGACAGCCATTCGGACAACACGCTGGAAAAATTCGGTCAGGTGCTGGCCGCGATTCCCGAGGTGGTGGAAGCGCACCTGGTCTCGGGCGAGTACGACTATCTGCTGCGCGTCGTCGTCAAGGACACGCGCGACTACGAACGCCTGCTGCGCGAGAAGCTCTACAAGATCAAGGGCATACGCCACAGCCAGTCAAGCTTCGTGCTGCGCACGCTCAAGTCGGCCGATTTGCCGCTGGGGGTGTAG